Proteins from a genomic interval of Paenibacillus sp. FSL R5-0623:
- a CDS encoding Na+/H+ antiporter subunit A, with protein MSLLHVAVILPFAAGIFLAMLHRFFRKNHLGWPVLLVPALLFVYFASLIPAVSQRNTVSGNIPWIPSLDIGFNLYLDGLSLMLTLLITGIGVLVVLYSIFYMDMKEALNRFYLYLLMFMGAMLGVVLSDNMIVLYGFWELTSITSFLLIAFHYKRKASTSGAQKSFLITVFGGFAMLTGFMMMYLITGTFSIRATITGLGQFQESALFLPALALILIGAFTKSAQFPFHIWLPDAMEAPTPVSAYLHSATMVKAGLYVVARFTPIFGGQGLWFWLVTGVGLLTLCYGSFLAVKKNDLKAILAYSTISQLGLIMSLLGVGSAALYFGYGESSAMYTVAITAALLHLFNHATFKAALFMVVGIVDHETGTRDIRKLGGLASFMPITFTVALIGSLAMAGIPPFNGFLSKELFFQAMVEVTHLRIFGLGSWSVLLPVFAWLASVFTLIYALIIVFKTFLGRSQSEIPAEKLHEAPAGMLIPPVVLGVLVVVFGLFPNLLAGSLIEPAMAAVLPSLLNGNERFDVHFSLWHGWTTELIMTIGVVILGITLYKLLPRWRNIYEHYPQGLTINNMYHVVLDNLQHYARKWTEAYMNGSVRNYLVYIFSFTVALLVYAFFRSGENITWNLQGNAPFSFYEVVLLVTLIGAAVSIPFAKNRLSAVIMTGAVGYIVTLLFVLFRAPDLALTQMIVETVSVALFLLCFYHLPELQRGKSSRSYLTVNMIVAIAVGIVMTFVALAASGTASLDSISTFFLQEAYDSAGGKNVVNVLLVDFRGFDTLLEIMVLGVASLSIYSMINLNLEAKDLGARLKFRKKDESQDTEPALDDEADNTKKYGNRERSSSSWDTVPLQSNDVLLQTTTKVVVFIILTFAMHLFFAGHHNPGGGFIGGLVTAAALVLIALAFSTDTIRKALPIDFRVLTGIGLGIALLTGAGSFIFGVPFLSQTFGYFELPLLGETELATAMLFDLGVYLAVLGVTMTIILQIGEDR; from the coding sequence TTGAGCCTGCTTCATGTTGCTGTTATTCTACCTTTTGCCGCTGGCATTTTTCTTGCCATGCTGCATCGTTTCTTCCGTAAAAACCATTTGGGATGGCCGGTTCTCCTTGTCCCGGCACTATTATTTGTATACTTTGCGAGTCTCATACCCGCTGTGTCACAGCGCAATACCGTATCTGGAAATATCCCATGGATTCCTTCACTGGACATTGGATTTAATCTGTATCTGGACGGTCTGAGCCTCATGTTGACACTGCTAATCACCGGAATTGGTGTCCTCGTTGTTCTCTACTCCATCTTCTACATGGATATGAAAGAAGCGCTGAACCGTTTCTACCTGTATCTGTTGATGTTCATGGGAGCCATGCTGGGCGTGGTGCTGTCTGATAATATGATCGTGCTCTACGGATTCTGGGAATTGACCAGTATTACGTCATTCCTGTTGATTGCATTCCATTACAAACGTAAAGCCTCGACTTCAGGAGCACAAAAATCATTCCTGATTACGGTATTTGGCGGTTTCGCCATGCTTACCGGATTCATGATGATGTATCTCATTACCGGAACATTCAGTATTCGTGCAACCATTACAGGATTGGGTCAGTTTCAGGAGAGCGCATTATTTCTACCCGCACTTGCCTTGATCCTGATTGGAGCTTTCACCAAGTCAGCTCAGTTCCCATTTCATATCTGGCTGCCGGATGCCATGGAAGCTCCGACACCTGTTAGTGCCTATCTTCACTCAGCCACCATGGTTAAGGCCGGACTGTACGTTGTAGCCCGGTTTACACCAATCTTCGGTGGACAAGGACTCTGGTTCTGGCTCGTTACCGGCGTTGGTCTTCTGACTTTGTGTTATGGATCATTCCTGGCGGTGAAAAAAAACGATCTCAAAGCGATTCTCGCCTATTCGACCATCTCTCAACTCGGTCTGATCATGTCCCTCTTAGGGGTTGGATCTGCTGCTCTCTACTTCGGATATGGCGAATCCTCTGCGATGTATACCGTGGCAATAACCGCTGCACTGCTTCACCTGTTTAATCATGCGACCTTCAAGGCCGCTCTGTTTATGGTCGTAGGCATTGTCGATCATGAAACGGGTACACGTGACATTCGAAAGCTCGGTGGACTTGCTTCATTCATGCCAATTACATTCACCGTGGCTTTGATCGGTTCACTTGCCATGGCGGGTATTCCGCCGTTCAACGGATTCCTGAGCAAGGAGTTATTCTTCCAGGCGATGGTCGAAGTCACGCATCTGCGAATCTTTGGACTTGGGTCCTGGAGTGTTCTATTGCCGGTATTCGCTTGGCTTGCAAGTGTGTTTACCCTGATCTATGCGCTTATTATCGTGTTCAAAACATTCCTCGGTCGTAGCCAAAGCGAGATTCCTGCCGAGAAGCTGCACGAAGCGCCCGCTGGCATGCTCATTCCGCCTGTTGTTCTAGGTGTTCTTGTCGTTGTATTCGGACTCTTCCCGAATCTGCTGGCCGGATCACTGATTGAACCGGCAATGGCCGCTGTGCTTCCATCCCTCTTGAATGGGAATGAGCGCTTCGATGTACATTTCTCCCTGTGGCATGGATGGACTACGGAACTGATTATGACGATCGGAGTTGTGATTCTCGGAATCACTCTCTACAAGCTGTTGCCACGATGGAGGAATATTTATGAGCACTATCCACAAGGATTAACGATTAACAATATGTACCATGTCGTACTGGATAATCTCCAGCATTATGCACGCAAATGGACGGAAGCCTATATGAATGGCTCGGTTCGTAATTATCTCGTTTACATTTTCTCATTCACGGTCGCGTTGCTGGTCTATGCCTTCTTCCGTTCAGGAGAAAATATTACCTGGAATCTGCAGGGTAATGCACCTTTCTCATTTTATGAGGTCGTTCTGCTCGTCACGCTCATCGGTGCTGCAGTTTCGATTCCTTTTGCCAAGAACAGGCTGTCAGCAGTCATTATGACCGGAGCGGTTGGTTACATTGTAACCCTGCTATTTGTTCTGTTCCGGGCCCCGGATCTGGCATTAACACAGATGATTGTTGAGACGGTATCTGTTGCATTGTTCCTGCTCTGCTTCTACCATCTGCCTGAGCTTCAACGTGGCAAATCAAGCCGCAGTTATCTCACGGTAAATATGATCGTAGCGATTGCAGTCGGGATCGTCATGACTTTTGTTGCATTGGCCGCAAGCGGAACAGCATCACTGGACAGCATTTCAACCTTTTTCCTTCAGGAAGCGTATGACTCGGCTGGTGGTAAAAATGTCGTGAACGTTTTATTGGTAGATTTCCGTGGCTTCGATACGTTATTGGAGATTATGGTGCTTGGCGTTGCTTCATTATCCATCTACTCCATGATTAATCTGAACCTCGAAGCGAAAGACCTCGGAGCGCGCTTGAAGTTCCGTAAGAAGGACGAGAGTCAAGATACCGAACCTGCTCTGGATGATGAAGCGGACAATACGAAAAAGTATGGTAACCGGGAACGCAGCTCATCCTCGTGGGATACTGTCCCCTTGCAGAGTAATGATGTATTGCTGCAAACGACCACCAAGGTCGTTGTGTTCATCATTCTGACGTTTGCCATGCACTTGTTCTTTGCAGGACACCACAATCCGGGCGGAGGTTTCATCGGCGGCTTGGTAACAGCGGCAGCGCTTGTGTTGATTGCCCTGGCATTCAGTACAGATACGATACGCAAAGCGTTACCCATAGACTTCCGCGTTCTCACAGGAATTGGATTAGGTATAGCGTTACTGACAGGTGCGGGTTCATTTATATTCGGAGTTCCGTTCCTAAGCCAAACCTTCGGTTATTTCGAACTTCCTTTGCTGGGAGAGACAGAACTCGCTACGGCCATGCTGTTTGATCTTGGCGTGTATCTCGCTGTCCTGGGTGTCACCATGACCATCATTCTACAGATCGGGGAGGATCGCTGA
- a CDS encoding Na(+)/H(+) antiporter subunit C, whose translation MEILMCVAVGILFAVAVFLILSRSLLRIVLGMSILTHGVHLLLITMSRLKTGAPPLLGEMAERYVDPLPQALILTSIVINFGLTAFFFVLSYRSYLKLKTDDMEEVRGRPYE comes from the coding sequence ATGGAAATATTGATGTGTGTAGCCGTTGGCATTCTGTTTGCGGTTGCCGTCTTTTTAATCTTGTCGCGGAGCCTGCTCCGAATCGTACTTGGCATGTCCATACTAACCCATGGCGTGCATCTGCTCTTAATCACCATGTCACGACTTAAAACCGGGGCACCACCCCTGCTTGGGGAGATGGCTGAACGCTATGTCGATCCTCTTCCTCAGGCTTTGATACTCACTTCGATTGTTATCAATTTTGGACTCACTGCGTTCTTCTTTGTTCTCTCGTATCGTTCTTATCTGAAGCTGAAAACAGACGATATGGAAGAAGTAAGGGGGCGCCCATATGAATAA
- a CDS encoding diguanylate cyclase — translation MSFKIRTVLTVICAMLSLLVTLTIGSIFSQKSFVAVETEIGHSLTGTASQASDKLDRFMSARAGELDLLGRMASLEDGFQPDEIQMLLDQLQDSFPSFSWVGFMDPKGKVLAATDGILLGENLSERPVYQEGIRGKFIGDVHNAVLLAKLLPNPTGEPLQFVDISFPLKDSKGMIQGVLAAHLSWEWAKEVEESVLAPLKREEKDIEFFIVSKKEHTVLLGPKEWVGKPMVLPGIEEAQRNKSSWSIEKWPDGNEYVTGFAYSQGHLDYPGLGWTVVIRQVKSSAFASVFDLMWFNVWSGLAVTVLFALIGWFVSRLISAPLVRLTRVANRLRAGEELEIPAIKGIKEIEVLSRSLRDMLTSLMNKNSELVVMQNLAHFDQLTRLPNRTALEVYLEESLETESENHTLTFLYLDLDGFKRVNDTLGHQTGDVLLQKVAQRLSALGQEKGITVRLGGDEFLIVLQSIGSHPREEAMAYAEAIIQSLNKPFIIEYERIRIGCSIGGAEYPTNSDNPSEIIRMADEALYESKRAGKNRMTFYSELKQDR, via the coding sequence ATGTCATTCAAAATTAGAACTGTGCTCACAGTCATCTGTGCTATGTTATCCTTGCTGGTTACCCTGACGATTGGGTCTATTTTTAGCCAAAAGTCATTTGTTGCTGTAGAGACTGAGATTGGTCACTCGCTTACAGGCACGGCCTCACAGGCTTCGGACAAGCTGGATCGTTTTATGTCTGCTCGCGCGGGTGAACTGGACCTGTTGGGCCGAATGGCTTCGTTGGAAGATGGATTCCAACCTGATGAGATTCAGATGCTACTGGATCAGTTACAAGACAGCTTTCCCTCATTCTCATGGGTTGGATTCATGGACCCGAAGGGAAAAGTATTAGCTGCCACGGATGGAATTTTGCTTGGGGAAAATTTATCAGAGCGACCTGTGTATCAGGAGGGAATCAGGGGTAAATTCATTGGAGATGTGCATAATGCAGTTCTTCTAGCCAAGCTGCTTCCGAATCCAACGGGAGAGCCGTTGCAATTTGTCGATATCAGTTTTCCGCTGAAAGATAGCAAAGGAATGATTCAAGGTGTGCTCGCTGCACATTTAAGCTGGGAGTGGGCGAAGGAAGTTGAGGAATCTGTACTTGCCCCATTGAAAAGGGAAGAAAAGGACATTGAGTTTTTTATCGTGAGCAAAAAGGAACATACCGTGCTGCTCGGTCCGAAGGAATGGGTCGGTAAACCGATGGTATTGCCCGGCATTGAAGAGGCCCAGCGCAACAAAAGCAGTTGGTCCATTGAAAAGTGGCCTGACGGGAATGAATATGTGACAGGGTTTGCCTACAGCCAGGGTCATCTGGATTATCCCGGATTAGGCTGGACCGTAGTCATTCGTCAAGTCAAGTCATCTGCTTTTGCTTCTGTGTTTGACCTGATGTGGTTTAATGTGTGGTCTGGACTCGCCGTTACCGTGCTGTTTGCACTGATTGGCTGGTTTGTCTCACGTCTGATCTCTGCCCCACTTGTGCGTCTTACCAGAGTAGCCAATCGACTGCGTGCAGGGGAAGAGCTTGAGATTCCTGCGATTAAGGGGATTAAGGAGATTGAAGTGTTGTCCCGTTCGCTTCGGGATATGCTGACCTCTCTTATGAATAAAAACTCAGAGCTGGTTGTGATGCAGAATCTGGCGCATTTTGATCAGTTGACTAGACTGCCGAACCGCACTGCCCTAGAAGTGTATCTGGAGGAGTCTCTGGAGACCGAGAGTGAAAATCACACGCTGACTTTTCTCTATCTGGATCTCGATGGATTCAAACGGGTCAACGATACACTTGGACATCAGACGGGAGATGTGTTGTTACAGAAAGTGGCCCAGCGGCTGTCTGCTCTTGGTCAGGAGAAGGGGATAACGGTCCGGTTGGGTGGAGATGAATTCCTCATTGTACTTCAGTCGATTGGAAGTCATCCGAGGGAAGAAGCCATGGCTTATGCAGAAGCCATCATTCAAAGTCTGAACAAGCCGTTTATTATCGAATACGAGCGAATTCGAATTGGATGTAGTATTGGAGGTGCTGAATATCCAACCAACAGCGACAACCCAAGTGAGATTATTCGGATGGCGGACGAAGCTCTATATGAGTCCAAACGTGCAGGCAAGAACAGAATGACATTTTATTCCGAGTTGAAGCAGGATCGTTAG
- a CDS encoding GGDEF domain-containing protein, which yields MKGFDTHNSHIPTEYEFKHSKWIQKMLHAYWVVIIAHFAIQIGCFLFLEYDRTPTDFLINVLFWPTAVSSSCILFASWVDRRSSSYSFYTMSIASTVIAWTIIHVNYDIRIILAICLLPIFASVLFFSKKRIWIVFLMQMIGYLLVLFDPAYRSYLSSFDMVSIPAFLILGTYVAQVIVTSGVEVLDDLQASMLAKQDLIVRNAIMTKQSKTDGLTNLYNQSSFKDYYEKAFEYANSGMSLHLALIDIDDFKSINDTYGHRAGDIILEKVSLIIQETITSSDIAARYGGEEFALLMFEQSFKQAYALVEQIRQKIALMGHLELEGASVTVSIGLKSYSPNLTKDKLFEEVDACLYAAKRTGKNKTVTSLDLTSSLTEKM from the coding sequence ATGAAAGGTTTCGATACTCACAATAGTCATATTCCAACAGAATACGAGTTCAAACATTCCAAATGGATTCAAAAAATGCTCCATGCCTACTGGGTTGTTATTATTGCACATTTCGCCATTCAGATTGGCTGTTTCCTGTTTCTGGAGTATGATCGCACACCTACAGATTTCTTGATAAATGTCCTGTTCTGGCCTACGGCCGTCAGCAGTTCATGCATTTTGTTCGCAAGTTGGGTTGATCGGCGCTCCAGCTCATATTCCTTTTACACCATGTCTATAGCCAGCACGGTTATCGCCTGGACGATTATTCATGTCAATTATGACATTCGGATTATATTAGCAATCTGTCTGTTGCCCATCTTCGCTTCAGTTCTGTTCTTCAGCAAAAAGAGAATCTGGATTGTTTTCCTGATGCAGATGATCGGTTACCTTCTCGTTCTGTTCGACCCTGCCTACCGATCCTACCTGTCTTCATTTGACATGGTATCCATTCCTGCTTTTCTAATCTTAGGCACATATGTAGCACAGGTTATCGTAACCAGCGGCGTTGAGGTGCTCGATGATCTTCAGGCCAGCATGCTTGCCAAGCAGGACCTTATTGTGCGAAATGCCATTATGACCAAACAGTCCAAAACAGACGGTTTAACCAACCTTTATAATCAAAGCTCATTCAAGGATTATTATGAAAAAGCATTTGAGTATGCCAACAGTGGCATGAGTCTGCACCTGGCCCTGATCGATATTGATGACTTCAAATCCATTAATGATACGTATGGTCATCGGGCTGGAGACATCATTTTGGAGAAAGTGTCCCTGATCATTCAGGAAACCATTACCTCAAGTGATATTGCAGCACGGTACGGGGGCGAAGAGTTCGCCTTATTGATGTTTGAGCAATCTTTCAAGCAGGCCTATGCCTTGGTGGAACAGATTCGTCAGAAGATTGCCCTGATGGGCCATCTTGAACTTGAAGGAGCTTCCGTCACGGTGAGTATCGGTCTCAAAAGCTACAGTCCTAATCTAACCAAAGACAAACTGTTCGAGGAAGTGGATGCCTGTCTGTATGCCGCTAAACGAACAGGTAAAAATAAAACCGTAACATCACTTGATCTGACTTCGTCCTTGACAGAGAAAATGTAA